A stretch of the Candidatus Polarisedimenticolaceae bacterium genome encodes the following:
- a CDS encoding arginine deiminase family protein — translation MLSVTSEVGRLRKVLMHEPGPEIDRMVPSMMEELLFDDILYGDRAREEHARMRRALQVLGIETIDAADLLEEVLGDPAGRSWLLDALLPAGGRLADQLREMPPADLASALAGGVRRPHAPGTALDVDELFAIPPLPNWCFQRDPQVVIGSGVVFASMTSAAREREAVLARAIFRFHPDFAGTPEWHEPHDLEFERSHVAGAGHARLEGGDVILVSPDVVAVGLSERTNRLGIEDLAEALAVSDAGPRFLVVVELPRRRAYMHLDTLFTPIDRDLALIYSPVILQGGAEHASVFEIDLKSEHRTWSPRKDLLSCLARRGSGLEPILCGGDDPIAQQREQWTDGANALAIAPGVIAMYDRNEATLESLARGGFRIVTAKDLLLGREEIDLDGNEKVCVAFASHELSRARGGPHCLTHPLVRDP, via the coding sequence ATGCTGAGCGTCACGAGCGAGGTCGGCCGCCTGCGGAAGGTGCTCATGCACGAGCCCGGCCCCGAGATCGACCGCATGGTCCCGTCGATGATGGAAGAGCTCCTCTTCGACGACATCCTCTACGGCGACCGTGCGCGCGAGGAGCACGCCCGGATGCGCCGGGCCCTTCAGGTCCTCGGGATCGAGACGATCGATGCGGCGGATCTCCTGGAAGAGGTCCTCGGCGACCCCGCGGGGCGCTCGTGGCTCCTGGACGCGCTCCTCCCCGCCGGCGGGCGCCTCGCCGATCAGCTCCGTGAGATGCCACCCGCCGATCTCGCATCCGCGCTCGCGGGCGGTGTTCGCCGCCCGCACGCCCCGGGGACCGCGCTCGACGTCGACGAGCTGTTCGCCATCCCTCCGCTCCCGAACTGGTGCTTCCAGCGTGATCCGCAGGTCGTCATCGGGAGCGGGGTGGTCTTCGCTTCGATGACGAGCGCCGCACGCGAGCGCGAGGCGGTGCTCGCGAGAGCGATCTTCCGCTTCCACCCCGACTTCGCGGGGACTCCCGAGTGGCACGAGCCGCATGACCTCGAGTTCGAGCGCTCGCACGTCGCCGGTGCCGGCCACGCCCGGCTCGAAGGCGGCGATGTCATCCTCGTCTCGCCCGACGTCGTCGCGGTCGGGCTCTCCGAGCGCACGAACCGCCTCGGCATCGAGGACCTCGCCGAGGCGCTCGCGGTGAGCGACGCCGGCCCGCGCTTCCTCGTCGTGGTCGAGCTGCCCAGGCGGCGCGCCTACATGCACCTCGACACGCTCTTCACGCCGATCGACCGCGACCTGGCGCTCATCTACTCCCCGGTGATCCTCCAGGGAGGCGCCGAGCACGCGAGCGTCTTCGAGATCGACCTCAAGAGCGAGCACCGCACGTGGTCGCCGCGGAAGGACCTCCTCTCCTGCCTCGCGCGGCGCGGGAGCGGACTCGAGCCGATTCTCTGCGGCGGCGACGATCCGATCGCGCAGCAGCGCGAGCAGTGGACCGACGGCGCCAACGCGCTCGCCATCGCGCCGGGGGTCATCGCCATGTACGACCGGAACGAGGCGACGCTCGAATCACTCGCGCGCGGAGGCTTCCGCATCGTGACGGCGAAGGACCTCCTCCTAGGCCGTGAGGAGATCGACCTCGACGGGAACGAGAAGGTGTGCGTCGCCTTCGCGAGCCACGAGCTGTCCCGCGCGCGGGGCGGACCGCACTGCCTCACCCACCCGCTCGTGCGGGATCCTTGA
- a CDS encoding ABC transporter permease, which produces MSAHPLLHLTRVKFLEFVREPEAIFWVLVFPILLSLALGIAFRARTPDPIAIAVQAGPGADEALGALSSDGALRAKILTEAEARESLRTGRVALVVVPGVTLTYWFDPARDESRVARLAADADLQRAAGRSDPRAVQTHEMKEKGSRYIDFLVPGLLGMNLMGTGMWGIGFSIVTARSRGLLKRLVATPMRKRDYLIGQMLGRLVFLFPEVVLLLGFAHLAFDVPLRGSLLALGAVTVAGALAFTGIGLLVAARPRTIEGVSGLMNFVMLPMWIFSGVFFSPSRFPDAIQPAIALLPLTALNDAIRSVMIDGAPLLAVARPVAIVAGWGLAAFLLALRLFRWK; this is translated from the coding sequence ATGAGCGCGCATCCCCTGCTCCATCTCACGCGCGTCAAGTTCCTGGAGTTCGTCCGCGAGCCCGAGGCGATCTTCTGGGTGCTCGTCTTCCCGATCCTCCTCTCGCTCGCGCTCGGCATCGCGTTTCGCGCGAGGACGCCCGACCCCATCGCGATCGCCGTCCAGGCCGGCCCCGGGGCCGACGAGGCGCTCGGCGCGCTCTCGTCCGACGGCGCGCTCCGCGCGAAGATCCTCACGGAGGCGGAGGCGCGAGAGAGCCTCCGCACGGGACGCGTCGCGCTCGTCGTCGTTCCCGGCGTCACCCTCACCTACTGGTTCGATCCCGCGCGCGACGAGAGCCGCGTCGCGCGCCTCGCCGCCGACGCCGACCTCCAGCGCGCGGCCGGAAGGAGCGATCCGCGCGCGGTCCAGACGCACGAGATGAAGGAGAAGGGGTCGCGCTATATCGACTTCCTCGTGCCCGGCCTGCTCGGGATGAACCTCATGGGGACCGGGATGTGGGGCATCGGCTTCTCGATCGTCACCGCACGATCGCGCGGCCTGCTGAAGCGCCTCGTCGCGACGCCGATGCGCAAGCGCGACTATCTCATCGGCCAGATGCTCGGCCGCCTGGTGTTCCTCTTCCCCGAGGTCGTTCTGCTCCTCGGCTTCGCGCACCTCGCGTTCGACGTGCCCCTCCGCGGCAGCCTCTTGGCGCTCGGCGCCGTCACCGTCGCCGGGGCGCTCGCCTTCACCGGAATCGGCCTGCTCGTCGCCGCGCGGCCGCGGACGATCGAAGGCGTGTCGGGGCTCATGAACTTCGTCATGCTCCCGATGTGGATCTTCTCGGGAGTGTTCTTCTCGCCGTCGCGCTTCCCCGACGCGATCCAGCCGGCGATCGCCCTCCTCCCTTTGACCGCGCTCAACGACGCGATCCGGTCGGTCATGATCGACGGCGCGCCGCTCCTCGCGGTCGCGAGGCCGGTCGCGATCGTCGCGGGCTGGGGCCTCGCGGCGTTCCTCCTGGCACTCCGTCTCTTCCGCTGGAAGTAG
- the pxpA gene encoding 5-oxoprolinase subunit PxpA yields the protein MTTIDLNADVGEGADDDALYPLLSSINVACGGHAGDERSMTAAVESALTHGLALGAHPSYPDTDRFGRVSIAMAHDALADVIASQLAALAEIAEARGAPLRHVKPHGALYNDAARDPAIAAAIADGVARVDHSLLLFGLAGSTAIAVWRDLGWRCAEEGFCDRGYERDGSLVARSKPGALLTDPGDASAQAVRLASEGRCRTLCVHSDTPGAAAILAVVRKELTAAGFGITPP from the coding sequence GTGACGACGATCGACCTGAACGCCGACGTGGGTGAAGGCGCGGACGACGACGCGCTCTACCCGCTCCTTTCGTCGATCAACGTCGCGTGCGGGGGGCATGCGGGCGACGAGAGGTCGATGACGGCCGCGGTCGAGAGTGCGCTGACCCACGGTTTGGCGCTCGGCGCGCACCCGAGCTATCCCGACACGGATCGCTTCGGGCGCGTCTCGATCGCGATGGCCCACGACGCTCTGGCCGACGTGATCGCGAGCCAGCTCGCCGCCCTCGCCGAGATCGCCGAGGCGCGGGGCGCACCGCTCCGCCACGTGAAGCCCCACGGCGCTCTCTACAACGACGCCGCGCGCGATCCGGCGATCGCGGCGGCGATCGCCGACGGCGTCGCGCGCGTGGATCACTCTCTACTTCTCTTCGGTCTGGCCGGCTCGACCGCCATCGCCGTCTGGCGCGATCTCGGCTGGCGCTGCGCCGAGGAAGGGTTCTGCGACCGCGGCTACGAGAGGGACGGCAGCCTCGTGGCGCGCTCGAAGCCGGGGGCCCTGCTCACCGACCCCGGCGACGCGTCGGCGCAGGCGGTGCGTCTCGCGTCGGAAGGTCGCTGCCGGACCTTGTGCGTCCACTCGGACACGCCGGGCGCGGCGGCGATCCTCGCGGTCGTGCGCAAGGAGCTGACCGCCGCCGGCTTCGGGATCACTCCTCCGTAG
- a CDS encoding peptidylprolyl isomerase — MKIEPGRVVRMHYTLTGADGATIETSVGDDPMVYLHGAGQIIPGLENALAGSAAGTKRRIVVPPEDAYGVSDPGARIRVPVSEFPPKMGLAPGIEVQASTPDGPVTFLVVAIEGDEVVLDGNHPLAGKTLTFDVEVLEVREATPDEIAHRHAHGTGGAHGHA, encoded by the coding sequence ATGAAGATCGAGCCCGGCCGCGTCGTCCGCATGCATTACACCCTCACCGGCGCCGACGGCGCGACGATCGAGACGAGCGTCGGAGACGATCCGATGGTCTATCTCCACGGCGCGGGCCAGATCATCCCGGGCCTCGAGAACGCGCTCGCGGGATCGGCCGCCGGCACGAAGCGGCGGATCGTCGTTCCGCCGGAAGACGCCTACGGAGTCTCCGATCCCGGCGCGCGGATCCGCGTCCCCGTCTCGGAGTTCCCTCCGAAGATGGGCCTCGCACCCGGGATCGAGGTTCAGGCCTCGACCCCCGACGGACCGGTGACCTTCCTCGTCGTCGCGATCGAAGGCGACGAGGTCGTCCTCGACGGCAACCATCCGCTGGCCGGAAAGACGCTCACGTTCGACGTGGAGGTCCTCGAGGTCCGCGAGGCGACGCCGGACGAGATCGCGCACCGCCACGCGCACGGCACGGGCGGCGCGCACGGTCACGCGTGA
- a CDS encoding M13 family metallopeptidase — protein sequence MRGTALLLAAALCAAPALAADASASGVASTVKAAMDTKTEPCQDFYRYACGGWLDSTKIPADQSRWGRGFSEIAERNRTAMREILDDAVKNPGDDPGRQKLGMFYGACMDESGIEEAGVKPIADWMKDAAKTKNDKNLMTMVGKLHAATIPAFFNGGVEADFKDPNTNIMQLFQGGLGLPDRDYYLSDDKKDKREAYAAHIEKMFTLYGDTPDAAKATATKILAFETEIAKISKPRAELRDPDKTYHKLDITGLKKLTPNIDWDAYLKAAGHPEIVPINVAVPEFYQGLEKLLGSTDDATIQAYLRWKVLHDAAPALPKAFDQENFAFYGKVLSGQKEQQARWKRCVIATDGALGEILGQEFIKKQFAGDSKRIARELVEAIQTAFASGLPSLDWMDDTTRQRALGKKAAIVNKIGYPDKWRDYSKLKLKKGDYFANVVASSRFEFEREANKIGKPVDKTEWGMTPPTVNAYYNPLNNEMVFPAGILQPPFFSKDFPMAMNFGGMGMVMGHELTHGFDDQGRKFDATGKLTEWWEPAVSDKFEERAACIEKQYTGYEVQPGLHLNGKLTLGENIADNGGIKETYTAFKAWEAKNPGSEKPIVDGLTNDQLMFVAFAQTWCSLATPQIEQMLVTVDPHSPPRFRVNGPLSNSQAFAEAFSCAEGTPMHPTNRCTVW from the coding sequence ATGCGTGGTACTGCACTCTTGCTCGCGGCTGCCCTGTGCGCCGCACCGGCCCTCGCCGCCGACGCCTCGGCGTCCGGCGTCGCGTCCACCGTCAAAGCGGCGATGGATACCAAGACCGAGCCCTGCCAGGACTTCTACCGGTATGCCTGCGGCGGATGGCTCGACTCCACCAAGATCCCGGCCGACCAGTCGCGCTGGGGGCGCGGGTTCAGCGAGATCGCGGAGCGTAACCGCACCGCGATGCGCGAGATCCTCGACGACGCCGTCAAGAATCCGGGCGACGATCCGGGCCGGCAGAAGCTCGGCATGTTCTACGGCGCCTGCATGGACGAGTCGGGCATCGAGGAGGCGGGCGTCAAGCCGATCGCGGACTGGATGAAGGACGCCGCGAAGACCAAGAACGACAAGAACCTCATGACGATGGTCGGCAAGCTGCACGCCGCCACGATCCCCGCGTTCTTCAACGGCGGCGTCGAGGCGGACTTCAAGGACCCGAACACGAACATCATGCAGCTCTTCCAGGGCGGTCTCGGTCTTCCCGACCGCGATTACTACCTGAGCGACGACAAGAAGGACAAGCGTGAGGCGTACGCGGCGCACATCGAGAAGATGTTCACGCTCTACGGCGATACGCCGGACGCCGCGAAGGCGACCGCGACCAAGATCCTGGCGTTCGAGACCGAGATCGCGAAGATCTCGAAGCCGCGCGCCGAGCTGCGCGACCCCGACAAGACCTACCACAAGCTCGACATCACGGGGTTGAAGAAGCTGACGCCGAACATCGACTGGGACGCCTACCTCAAGGCGGCGGGCCATCCCGAAATCGTCCCGATCAACGTCGCGGTCCCCGAGTTCTACCAGGGGCTCGAGAAGCTCCTCGGCTCGACCGACGACGCGACGATCCAGGCCTACCTCCGCTGGAAGGTCCTCCACGACGCGGCGCCCGCGCTGCCGAAGGCGTTCGACCAGGAGAACTTCGCGTTCTACGGCAAGGTCCTCTCCGGCCAGAAGGAGCAGCAGGCGCGCTGGAAGCGGTGCGTCATCGCGACCGACGGCGCCCTGGGCGAAATCCTCGGCCAGGAGTTCATCAAGAAGCAGTTCGCGGGCGACAGCAAGAGGATCGCGCGCGAGCTCGTCGAGGCGATCCAGACCGCCTTCGCGTCGGGCCTCCCGAGCCTCGACTGGATGGACGACACGACCCGGCAGCGCGCGCTCGGCAAGAAGGCGGCGATCGTCAACAAGATCGGCTACCCGGACAAGTGGCGCGACTACTCCAAGCTCAAGCTGAAGAAGGGCGACTACTTCGCCAACGTCGTCGCGTCGTCCCGCTTCGAGTTCGAGCGCGAGGCCAACAAGATCGGCAAGCCGGTCGACAAGACCGAGTGGGGCATGACGCCGCCGACGGTGAACGCCTACTACAACCCGCTCAACAACGAGATGGTGTTCCCCGCCGGCATCCTCCAGCCGCCGTTCTTCTCCAAGGACTTCCCGATGGCGATGAACTTCGGCGGCATGGGGATGGTCATGGGCCACGAGCTGACCCACGGCTTCGACGATCAGGGCCGCAAGTTCGACGCGACCGGCAAGCTCACCGAGTGGTGGGAGCCCGCCGTGTCCGACAAGTTCGAGGAGCGCGCCGCGTGCATCGAGAAGCAGTACACGGGCTACGAGGTTCAGCCCGGCCTGCACCTCAACGGCAAGCTCACGCTCGGCGAGAACATCGCCGACAACGGCGGCATCAAGGAGACCTACACGGCGTTCAAGGCCTGGGAGGCGAAGAACCCCGGCTCCGAGAAGCCGATCGTCGACGGCCTGACGAACGACCAGCTCATGTTCGTCGCGTTCGCGCAGACCTGGTGCTCGCTCGCGACGCCGCAGATCGAGCAGATGCTCGTCACGGTCGATCCGCACTCGCCGCCGCGGTTCCGCGTCAACGGGCCGCTGTCGAACTCGCAGGCGTTCGCCGAGGCGTTCAGCTGCGCCGAGGGAACGCCGATGCACCCGACGAACCGCTGCACCGTCTGGTAG
- a CDS encoding SUF system Fe-S cluster assembly regulator, whose amino-acid sequence MIRITRQTDYGILILSQLASEPQEAIHAAKDVAKRSGIPVPMASKILKALARAGLLVSHRGVKGGYSLSGPASRISIADIIQALEGRFGITECSFNPGGCEQESCCPVRTNWQRISEAVRHALDRIPLSEMSVPHSPQLDVTLRTISMEAPRTL is encoded by the coding sequence ATGATCCGAATCACGCGACAAACCGACTACGGCATCCTGATCCTGTCCCAGCTCGCGAGCGAGCCCCAGGAGGCGATCCACGCGGCGAAGGACGTCGCCAAGCGCTCGGGGATCCCCGTTCCGATGGCGAGCAAGATCCTGAAGGCGCTCGCGCGCGCCGGGCTGCTCGTCTCGCACCGCGGGGTCAAAGGGGGCTACAGCCTCTCCGGCCCGGCGAGCCGGATCAGCATCGCGGACATCATCCAGGCGCTCGAGGGCCGATTCGGGATCACCGAGTGCTCCTTCAATCCCGGCGGCTGCGAGCAGGAATCTTGCTGCCCGGTGAGAACGAACTGGCAGCGCATCAGCGAAGCCGTGCGCCACGCACTCGATCGCATCCCGCTCTCGGAGATGTCGGTGCCGCACTCGCCCCAGCTCGACGTCACGCTCCGGACGATCTCGATGGAGGCGCCGAGAACCTTATGA
- the sufB gene encoding Fe-S cluster assembly protein SufB, translating to MKTESSSVEALAKREYKYGFITEIESDAVPPGLDEDVIRTISTKKGEPQFMLAWRLAAYRHWVTMKEPTWANVHYPPIDYQDIVYYSAPKSQTGPKSVEEIDPQLLATYEKLGIPLKERALLAGVAVDAVFDSVSVATTFREKLASLGIIFCSFSEAVREHPALVEKYLGSVVPVTDNFFATLNSAVFSDGSFCYVPKGVRCPMELSTYFRINAAKTGQFERTLIIADEGATVSYLEGCTAPMRDENQLHAAVVELVALENATIKYSTVQNWYPGDKDGKGGIFNFVTKRGKCAGARSKISWTQVETGSSITWKYPSCILQGDESVGEFYSVALTNNRQQADTGTKMIHIGKRTKSTIVSKGISAGHGQNTYRGAVKILKGAEGARNYSQCDSMLLGDTCGAHTFPYIDVANATATVEHEASTSKIGEDQIFYFQQRGISKEDAVNMIVNGFCKEVFRELPMEFAVEAQKLLGVSLEGSVG from the coding sequence ATGAAGACCGAATCGTCGTCCGTCGAGGCCCTCGCCAAGCGCGAGTACAAGTACGGGTTCATCACCGAGATCGAGTCGGACGCGGTACCCCCGGGGCTCGACGAGGACGTCATCCGCACGATCTCCACGAAGAAGGGCGAGCCGCAGTTCATGCTCGCCTGGCGCCTCGCGGCGTACCGGCACTGGGTCACGATGAAGGAGCCGACCTGGGCGAACGTTCACTACCCGCCGATCGACTACCAGGACATCGTCTACTACTCCGCGCCGAAGTCGCAGACGGGCCCGAAGAGCGTCGAGGAGATCGATCCGCAGCTCCTCGCCACGTACGAGAAGCTCGGCATCCCCCTAAAGGAGCGAGCTCTGCTCGCCGGTGTCGCGGTCGATGCGGTTTTCGACAGCGTCTCGGTGGCGACGACGTTCCGCGAGAAGCTCGCCTCGCTCGGCATCATCTTCTGCTCGTTCTCGGAGGCGGTCCGCGAACATCCGGCTCTCGTCGAGAAGTATCTCGGCTCGGTCGTTCCGGTCACCGACAACTTCTTCGCCACGTTGAATTCTGCGGTCTTCTCCGACGGGTCCTTCTGCTACGTGCCCAAGGGCGTGCGCTGCCCGATGGAGCTCTCGACCTACTTCCGCATCAACGCCGCCAAGACCGGCCAGTTCGAGCGGACGCTCATCATCGCGGACGAGGGCGCCACGGTGAGCTACCTCGAAGGCTGCACGGCGCCGATGCGGGACGAGAACCAGCTCCACGCGGCGGTCGTCGAGCTCGTCGCGCTCGAGAACGCGACGATCAAGTACTCGACGGTGCAGAACTGGTATCCGGGGGACAAGGACGGCAAGGGAGGGATCTTCAACTTCGTGACCAAGCGCGGCAAGTGCGCGGGCGCGCGGTCGAAGATCTCCTGGACGCAGGTCGAGACCGGCTCCTCGATCACCTGGAAGTATCCGAGCTGCATCCTCCAGGGCGACGAGTCGGTCGGCGAGTTCTACTCGGTCGCGCTGACGAACAACCGCCAGCAGGCCGACACCGGCACGAAGATGATCCACATCGGCAAGCGCACGAAGTCGACGATCGTGTCGAAGGGGATCTCGGCGGGGCACGGGCAGAACACCTACCGCGGCGCGGTCAAGATCCTCAAGGGGGCGGAAGGCGCGCGCAACTACTCGCAGTGCGACTCGATGCTCCTGGGCGACACGTGCGGGGCGCACACCTTCCCGTACATCGACGTCGCCAACGCGACGGCGACGGTCGAGCACGAGGCATCGACCTCCAAGATCGGCGAGGACCAGATCTTCTACTTCCAGCAGCGCGGCATCTCGAAGGAAGACGCCGTGAACATGATCGTGAACGGCTTCTGCAAGGAGGTCTTCCGTGAGCTCCCGATGGAGTTCGCGGTCGAGGCGCAGAAGCTTCTCGGGGTGAGTCTCGAAGGGAGCGTCGGTTGA
- a CDS encoding DUF2238 domain-containing protein, with amino-acid sequence MERSRLPLFLFVYVAAVFAWSGWHPHDRLTWVLEVFPVIIAVPILAATRPSFPLTNLAYVLVALHATILMVGGKYTYAEVPLFNAIRDALHAARNDYDRLGHFAQGFVPAVIAREVLLRKTPLRRGGWLFFLVLSICMAISATYELVEWSAAEATGSAADAFLGTQGDPWDTQKDMLFAGIGALTALLTITRWHDRQIDRLLSSTR; translated from the coding sequence ATGGAGCGCTCACGTCTTCCATTGTTTCTCTTCGTGTACGTCGCCGCCGTCTTCGCGTGGTCGGGATGGCATCCGCACGATCGCCTCACGTGGGTGCTCGAGGTGTTCCCGGTCATCATCGCGGTGCCCATCCTCGCCGCCACCCGCCCCAGCTTTCCGCTGACGAACCTCGCCTACGTCCTCGTCGCGCTCCACGCGACGATCCTCATGGTCGGCGGCAAATATACGTACGCGGAAGTCCCGTTGTTCAACGCGATCCGGGACGCCCTCCACGCGGCGCGCAACGATTACGACCGCCTCGGCCACTTCGCCCAGGGGTTCGTCCCCGCGGTCATCGCGCGCGAGGTCCTCTTGCGAAAGACCCCGCTGCGCCGCGGCGGCTGGCTCTTCTTCCTGGTGCTGTCGATCTGCATGGCGATCAGCGCGACGTACGAGCTCGTCGAGTGGAGCGCCGCGGAGGCGACCGGTTCGGCGGCCGACGCTTTCCTCGGGACCCAGGGCGACCCTTGGGACACGCAGAAGGACATGCTCTTCGCGGGGATCGGGGCGCTGACCGCGCTGCTCACCATCACGCGCTGGCACGACCGGCAGATCGATCGCCTGCTCAGTAGTACCAGGTGA
- the arfB gene encoding alternative ribosome rescue aminoacyl-tRNA hydrolase ArfB, protein MPIFVNDELTIPDEALTFTASRSGGPGGQHVNKTSSRVTLRVDLAHGTFVSEEQRARLLEKLRTRIAADGTLRVVAQTSRSQFANRRAAEARLAVLFAEALAPEIPRVETKVPRRSKANRLDVKRKRSVVKRLRGKATEE, encoded by the coding sequence ATGCCGATCTTCGTGAACGACGAGCTGACGATTCCGGACGAGGCGCTCACCTTCACCGCGTCGAGGAGCGGCGGTCCGGGCGGACAGCATGTGAACAAGACGTCGAGCCGCGTCACGCTGCGTGTCGATCTCGCCCACGGCACGTTCGTGAGCGAGGAGCAGCGCGCGCGGCTCCTGGAGAAGCTCAGGACGCGCATCGCAGCGGACGGCACGCTGCGGGTCGTCGCGCAGACCTCGCGAAGCCAGTTCGCGAACCGCCGCGCCGCCGAGGCGCGCCTCGCCGTCCTCTTCGCCGAAGCGCTCGCGCCCGAGATTCCTCGCGTCGAGACGAAGGTCCCGAGGCGCTCGAAGGCGAATCGCCTCGACGTGAAGCGGAAGCGCTCGGTCGTGAAGCGGCTTCGCGGAAAGGCTACGGAGGAGTGA
- a CDS encoding biotin-dependent carboxyltransferase family protein — MSAVVVAPGFLTTVQDLGRPGWASIGVSASGAADPIALRVANRLVGNSPGAAALEMTLLGPTLRFERDAIVAVTGADAAGIEGWRARRVASGETLACGPLANGARAYLAVGGGIAIDRVLGSASTHLATALGGLGGRAVAAGDHLALGAPAGEPRAGKLDPRDLPGYRRGDPFRATDGPQAAWFTEEARMHLYAKPYVVSEACDRMGIRLDGAPLVQAASRELITEGVVLGAIQVPAGGQPIVLFVEHQTSGGYPKIATVAGVDASRLGQLRPRDTLRFAPVSFDEAVALLRKQAHALDELLA; from the coding sequence ATGAGCGCCGTCGTCGTCGCTCCCGGCTTCCTCACGACCGTCCAGGACCTCGGGCGGCCGGGGTGGGCGTCGATCGGCGTCTCCGCGTCGGGCGCCGCCGACCCGATCGCTCTCCGGGTCGCGAACCGTCTCGTCGGGAACTCGCCGGGTGCCGCCGCGCTCGAGATGACCCTGCTCGGCCCCACGCTCCGCTTCGAGCGCGACGCGATCGTCGCCGTCACCGGCGCCGACGCCGCGGGCATCGAGGGGTGGCGCGCCCGTCGCGTCGCTTCAGGCGAGACGCTGGCGTGCGGCCCGCTCGCGAACGGCGCGCGCGCGTACCTCGCCGTCGGCGGGGGCATCGCCATCGATCGCGTGCTGGGCAGCGCCTCGACCCACCTCGCCACGGCGCTCGGCGGTCTCGGCGGACGTGCGGTCGCCGCAGGTGATCACCTCGCGCTCGGAGCGCCGGCGGGCGAGCCTCGCGCGGGAAAGCTCGATCCACGCGACCTGCCGGGTTACCGTCGTGGTGACCCGTTCCGCGCCACCGACGGTCCGCAAGCGGCGTGGTTCACGGAGGAGGCGCGGATGCATCTCTACGCGAAGCCGTACGTCGTGAGCGAGGCGTGCGACCGGATGGGAATCCGGCTCGACGGCGCGCCGCTCGTCCAGGCCGCAAGTCGCGAGCTGATCACCGAAGGGGTCGTTCTCGGCGCCATCCAGGTCCCCGCGGGCGGGCAGCCGATCGTCCTGTTCGTCGAGCACCAGACCTCCGGCGGCTATCCCAAGATCGCGACGGTTGCGGGGGTGGACGCGTCGCGCCTCGGCCAGCTGCGTCCGCGCGATACGCTGCGCTTCGCACCGGTCTCGTTCGACGAGGCGGTCGCGCTCCTGCGGAAACAGGCGCATGCTCTCGACGAGCTCCTCGCGTGA
- a CDS encoding ABC transporter ATP-binding protein → MPAIALSCEGLVKRYGDLVAVDGLDLDVRTGECFGLLGPNGAGKTTTVEILEGLLEPDAGRVAVLGQGWANGGDALRQRIGIQLQETQLSEKLTVLETIELFRSFYVRGLEPREVMRIVRLEEKEKSWVRKLSGGQKQRLSLATALVGDPEILFLDEPTTGLDPQARRQVWDVIADVRSRGGTVLLTTHYMEEAERLCDRIAIVDRGKVIALDTPAGLIARLGADHVLEIETASVPDLASLKGLTDVRDVRVDAGIVSLTVGEVHRAVPALLHELTRQGVPLTRLTTHHATLEDVFVAMTGRHLRES, encoded by the coding sequence ATGCCCGCGATCGCCCTCTCCTGCGAAGGCCTCGTCAAGCGCTACGGCGATCTCGTGGCGGTCGACGGACTCGACCTCGACGTGCGGACCGGCGAATGCTTCGGTCTGCTCGGTCCGAACGGTGCGGGGAAGACGACCACGGTCGAGATCCTCGAAGGCCTCCTCGAGCCGGACGCGGGGCGCGTCGCCGTGCTCGGACAGGGCTGGGCGAACGGCGGCGATGCGCTGCGCCAGCGGATCGGCATCCAGCTCCAGGAGACGCAGCTCTCCGAGAAGCTGACCGTCCTCGAGACCATCGAGCTGTTCCGCAGCTTCTACGTCCGAGGCCTCGAGCCGCGGGAGGTCATGCGGATCGTGCGGCTCGAGGAGAAGGAGAAGTCGTGGGTCCGCAAGCTGTCGGGAGGCCAGAAGCAGCGCCTCTCGCTCGCGACGGCGCTCGTCGGCGATCCCGAGATCTTGTTCCTCGACGAGCCGACGACCGGCCTCGACCCGCAGGCGCGCCGCCAGGTGTGGGACGTCATCGCCGACGTGCGCTCCCGCGGCGGCACGGTGCTCTTGACGACTCACTACATGGAGGAGGCCGAGCGCCTGTGCGACCGCATCGCGATCGTCGATCGCGGCAAGGTCATCGCGCTGGACACGCCCGCCGGCCTCATCGCCCGGCTCGGCGCCGATCACGTCCTCGAGATCGAGACCGCGAGCGTTCCCGACCTCGCGTCGCTCAAAGGGTTGACCGACGTGCGCGACGTGCGCGTCGACGCGGGGATCGTCTCGCTCACGGTCGGCGAGGTGCATCGCGCCGTCCCGGCGCTCCTCCACGAGCTGACACGCCAGGGGGTGCCGCTCACGCGCCTCACGACGCATCACGCGACGCTCGAGGACGTCTTCGTAGCGATGACCGGCCGCCACCTCCGCGAGAGCTGA